In the Candidatus Zixiibacteriota bacterium genome, one interval contains:
- the fliP gene encoding flagellar type III secretion system pore protein FliP (The bacterial flagellar biogenesis protein FliP forms a type III secretion system (T3SS)-type pore required for flagellar assembly.), which yields MQKPKLVGVLVLVLLVLSIVPVDLQAQGVPKLSLSLDESDSPQDFSTTLKILIALTVLALVPTILVMVTSFVRIVVVIMMTRQAMGTPQMPPAQVLMGIALILTIFVMAPVFNQVYSDAVKPYIDGEMTREDAYDVGIQPIRDFMFKQTREQDIELFASFANLPKPQNRDDLPTYILIPSFLISELRTAFQISFIIFVPFLVIDMVVASVLMSMGMMMLPPIMVALPFKILLFVLVDGWYLIIQSLVGSFY from the coding sequence ATGCAGAAACCAAAACTTGTAGGAGTGCTGGTATTAGTGCTCCTGGTCCTGTCAATTGTGCCGGTCGATCTTCAAGCCCAGGGTGTGCCTAAGCTGTCATTGTCCCTGGATGAATCCGATTCCCCTCAGGATTTTTCGACCACCCTCAAAATACTGATCGCCCTGACGGTCCTGGCTCTGGTGCCGACTATCCTGGTCATGGTCACTTCATTCGTGAGGATCGTGGTGGTAATCATGATGACCCGGCAGGCGATGGGGACACCTCAAATGCCCCCCGCTCAGGTCCTGATGGGTATCGCCCTGATACTGACGATTTTTGTGATGGCGCCGGTTTTTAACCAGGTTTACAGTGATGCCGTCAAGCCATATATCGACGGTGAAATGACGCGCGAGGATGCCTACGATGTCGGTATCCAGCCGATTCGCGATTTCATGTTCAAGCAGACCCGTGAACAGGATATTGAGTTGTTTGCATCCTTTGCCAATTTGCCCAAGCCACAGAATCGCGACGACCTGCCGACCTATATCCTGATTCCGAGTTTTCTTATCTCGGAACTGCGTACTGCGTTTCAGATCTCATTTATAATATTTGTGCCGTTTCTGGTGATCGATATGGTGGTTGCCTCGGTTTTGATGTCTATGGGGATGATGATGTTACCGCCGATCATGGTGGCTTTGCCGTTCAAGATACTGCTGTTTGTCCTGGTAGATGGATGGTACCTGATCATTCAATCGCTGGTGGGATCATTTTATTGA
- the fliN gene encoding flagellar motor switch protein FliN — translation MADDELLEGEGQEEKPEESGQETPESPPKSEADEPEAGQKVDVDTAQPEEEEPEAEEAAQAESESEPEPEGEAAEAEGEDDSIDDMVEQQMLAELEKLENEGDASAGDPAETAVSASGSDTSVQRPDFPTFSESASPKEGKNLELLLDVNLPISIELGRTSMRIKDILNLGPGAVVELQKLAGEPVDLLVNNKIVARGEVVVVDENFGLRITSLLSPEERLKMLE, via the coding sequence ATGGCAGATGATGAATTGCTGGAAGGCGAAGGACAAGAGGAAAAGCCCGAAGAATCGGGTCAGGAAACGCCTGAATCTCCGCCAAAATCTGAGGCTGATGAGCCTGAAGCAGGGCAGAAAGTCGATGTAGATACGGCTCAGCCGGAAGAGGAAGAGCCAGAGGCCGAAGAGGCGGCCCAGGCTGAGTCAGAGTCAGAACCAGAGCCCGAAGGCGAGGCCGCGGAAGCGGAAGGCGAAGATGATTCTATCGACGATATGGTCGAACAGCAGATGCTGGCTGAACTCGAAAAGCTCGAAAATGAAGGTGATGCCTCTGCTGGTGACCCGGCGGAAACTGCGGTCTCCGCGTCCGGATCGGATACCAGCGTACAGAGACCTGATTTTCCGACTTTCTCGGAATCGGCATCCCCAAAAGAGGGAAAGAACCTCGAGCTTCTGCTGGATGTCAATTTGCCGATTTCGATCGAACTCGGCCGTACATCGATGAGAATTAAGGATATCTTGAACCTCGGCCCCGGAGCGGTCGTGGAGCTTCAGAAACTGGCAGGCGAGCCGGTCGACCTCCTCGTCAACAACAAGATAGTGGCTCGCGGAGAAGTGGTTGTCGTGGATGAAAACTTCGGACTGCGCATAACCAGTTTACTTTCGCCCGAAGAAAGATTGAAGATGCTCGAATGA
- the fliQ gene encoding flagellar biosynthesis protein FliQ, with translation MTMEFVLALGREAVSVTLMVAAPMLLFGLIVGLFISVLQAVTQVHEMTLTFIPKIVAVAIALAVFLPWIITVVVDFTRNLFMSIPTVTG, from the coding sequence ATGACTATGGAATTCGTCCTGGCGCTCGGAAGAGAGGCCGTATCGGTAACCCTGATGGTGGCCGCGCCGATGTTGCTTTTTGGATTGATAGTCGGACTTTTTATATCGGTGTTACAGGCCGTCACCCAGGTCCACGAGATGACTTTGACCTTCATTCCGAAGATCGTGGCAGTTGCGATAGCTCTGGCGGTTTTTCTCCCCTGGATCATTACAGTTGTGGTAGACTTTACCCGTAATCTCTTCATGTCAATTCCGACGGTTACCGGTTAG
- the fliM gene encoding flagellar motor switch protein FliM — protein sequence MAKILSQDEIDALLTSVAPGEESGDVEQEDEEIVRSVVAYDFKHPNRVSKDQIRTLENIHDTFAGHLGSSLSTILRAMVDVELVSVDQITYSEFIMSLLSPSCTYTISMEPLEGAAIIDFSPTVCFLFIDRTFGGMGKVLETDRELTGIEKSVMSRVANRVYAELEIAWEQIINLNIKQVGFETNPQFLQIIPPGETVIVISFNLKILGASGLLTICYPYVTLEPAVEKLSAQHWVDSSKKRSHEEDYATNSKSLREINVDLTALLGMTNIRIRDFLKLKAGDVIAMDNKINQDIPVKVGNQIKFNAKPGTSNNLAAIQITSDYTPK from the coding sequence ATGGCTAAAATATTATCACAGGACGAAATTGATGCTCTATTGACCAGCGTTGCGCCGGGTGAGGAGTCCGGGGATGTAGAGCAGGAGGATGAAGAGATAGTCAGGTCGGTAGTGGCCTATGACTTCAAGCATCCGAATCGAGTTTCCAAGGATCAGATCCGTACGCTGGAAAATATTCACGACACTTTTGCGGGGCACCTGGGATCATCTCTCTCGACCATCCTGCGCGCCATGGTGGATGTCGAGCTGGTCTCGGTTGACCAGATCACATACAGCGAGTTCATCATGTCGCTGTTGAGCCCGAGCTGTACATATACGATCTCGATGGAGCCACTGGAAGGCGCGGCCATCATCGATTTCAGCCCGACCGTTTGCTTTTTGTTCATTGACCGGACATTCGGCGGGATGGGAAAGGTGCTGGAGACTGACCGTGAACTGACAGGGATCGAAAAATCAGTTATGAGCAGGGTTGCCAACCGTGTTTACGCCGAACTTGAAATCGCGTGGGAACAGATAATAAACCTGAATATCAAGCAGGTCGGTTTCGAAACAAACCCCCAGTTCCTGCAGATTATCCCGCCCGGTGAAACGGTGATCGTGATATCGTTCAATCTCAAAATTCTGGGCGCGTCGGGACTTCTGACGATCTGTTACCCGTATGTGACTTTGGAACCCGCGGTTGAAAAATTGAGTGCGCAACACTGGGTGGATTCCTCCAAGAAGCGTTCGCATGAAGAGGATTACGCTACTAACTCTAAATCCCTGCGCGAGATCAATGTTGACCTGACGGCTCTATTGGGCATGACAAACATTCGGATACGGGACTTTTTAAAATTGAAAGCCGGCGATGTTATCGCAATGGACAATAAAATCAATCAGGATATCCCGGTGAAGGTGGGAAACCAGATTAAATTCAACGCCAAACCCGGGACGAGTAATAACCTGGCGGCGATCCAGATAACATCGGATTATACCCCTAAATAG
- a CDS encoding endoflagellar protein, whose protein sequence is MIKVTRLNDSQLVINADLIEFVEEIPDTIISLTTGKKIMVQENVEEIIEKVAEFRRMSSWRPAELAPQA, encoded by the coding sequence ATGATTAAAGTGACAAGACTGAACGACTCGCAACTGGTAATCAACGCTGACCTGATTGAGTTTGTGGAGGAGATTCCGGATACGATCATTTCACTCACGACCGGCAAAAAGATAATGGTTCAGGAAAATGTCGAAGAAATCATAGAGAAAGTAGCTGAGTTTCGCAGGATGTCTTCATGGCGTCCTGCGGAACTGGCACCACAAGCTTAG